The following are from one region of the Gambusia affinis linkage group LG02, SWU_Gaff_1.0, whole genome shotgun sequence genome:
- the copb1 gene encoding coatomer subunit beta: MTAAENVCYTLINVASDSEPPSEVSLKTDLEKGEIKAKTEALKKVIIMILNGEKLPGLLMTIIRFVLPLQDHTIKKLLLVFWEIVPKTTPDGKLLQEMILVCDAYRKDLQHPNEFIRGSTLRFLCKLKESELLEPLMPAIRACLEHRHSYVRRNAVLAIYTIYRNFEHLIPDAPELIHDFLVNEKDASCKRNAFMMLIHADQDRALDYLSTCIDQVHTFGDILQLVIVELIYKVCHANPSERARFIRCIYNLLQSSSPAVKYEAAGTLVTLSSAPTAIKAAAQCYIDLIIKESDNNVKLIVLDRLIELKDHPTHERVLQDLVMDILRVLSTPDLEVRKKTLQLALDLVSSRNVEELVIVLKKEVIKTNNVTEHEDTDKYRQLLVRTLHSCSVRFPDMAANVIPVLMEFLSDTNEAAAADVLEFVREAIQRFDNLRPLIIEKMLEVFHAIKTVKIYRGALWILGEYCSTKEDIQNVMTEVRRSLGEIPIVENEIKKETGELKEDEVSAAPAQKLVTEMGTYVTQSALSSSRPSKKEEDRPPLRGFLMDGDFFVAASLATTLTKLALRYVSIVQDKKKQNSFVAEAMLFMVTVLHLGKSSLPKKPITDDDVDRISLCLKVLSECSPLMNDIFNKECRRSLSHMLTVRLEEEKLSQKKESEKRNVTVQADDPISFIQLTAKNEMTSKEDQFQLSLLAAMGNTQRKEAADPLASKLNKVTQLTGFSDPVYAEAYVHVNQYDIVLDVLVVNQTSDTLQNCTLELATLGDLKLVEKPSPLTLAPHDFANIKANVKVASTENGIIFGNIVYDVSGAASDRNCVVLSDIHIDIMDYIQPASCTDAEFRQMWAEFEWENKVTVNTNISDLNEYLQHILKSTNMKCLTPEKALSGFCGFMAANLYARSIFGEDALANVSIEKPIHLGPEAPVTGHIRIRAKSQGMALSLGDKINLSQKKANI, encoded by the exons ATGacagctgcagaaaatgtttgttacaCTCTGATAAATGTTGCCTCTGACTCGGAGCCCCCTTCTGAAGTCAGCTTAAAAACGGATCTAG AAAAGGGCGAGAtcaaagcaaaaactgaagcCCTGAAGAAGGTCATCATCATGATCCTAAATGGCGAGAAATTGCCCGGACTTCTGATGACCATCATTCGCTTTGTGCTGCCACTTCAAGACCACACCATAAAAAAGCTTCTGCTAGTTTTCTGGGAGATTGTTCCCAAAACAACTCCAGATGGcaagctgctgcaggagatgATCCTGGTCTGTGATGCCTACAGGAAG gaCCTGCAGCATCCCAACGAGTTCATCCGTGGCTCTACTCTCCGTTTCCTGTGCAAGCTGAAGGAATCTGAGCTACTTGAGCCTCTAATGCCGGCTATCCGGGCTTGCCTGGAGCACCGCCACAGCTATGTCCGCCGAAACGCTGTCCTGGCCATTTATACCATCTATAG gaACTTCGAACATCTCATCCCAGATGCTCCAGAGTTGATCCATGATTTTCTTGTCAATGAAAAAGATGCCAGCTGTAAGAGAAATGCCTTCATGATGCTGATTCATGCAGATCAG GATCGAGCTCTGGATTACCTCAGCACATGTATCGATCAGGTTCATACTTTCGGTGACATCCTGCAGCTGGTCATTGTGGAGCTGATATACAAG GTTTGCCATGCTAATCCATCGGAGCGCGCCCGCTTTATCCGTTGCATCTACAATCTGCTGCAGTCCTCCAGTCCAGCTGTTAAGTATGAAGCTGCTGGGACTCTTGTTACTCTCTCCAGTGCTCCCACAGCCATCAAG GCTGCTGCGCAGTGCTACATTGATTTGATCATCAAGGAGAGCGACAACAACGTCAAGCTGATCGTTCTCGATCGTCTGATTGAACTGAAGGACCATCCAACTCATGAGCGCGTACTTCAA gACCTAGTGATGGACATCCTGCGCGTCCTCAGCACCCCTGACCTGGAAGTCAGAAAGAAGACCTTGCAGCTGGCCCTGGACCTCGTCTCCTCTCGTAACGTGGAGGAG TTGGTGATTGTTCTGAAGAAGGAggtgattaaaacaaacaatgtaaCAGAGCATGAAGACACTGATAAATACAGACAGCTGCTTGTTCGCACTCTCCACTCATGCAGCGTGCGCTTCCCTGACATGGCAGCTAATGTCATACCTGTG CTGATGGAATTCCTGAGTGACACTAATGAGGCAGCTGCTGCCGATGTGCTGGAGTTTGTGAGGGAGGCCATCCAGAGGTTTGACAACTTAAGACCTTTGATCATCGAGAAAATGCTGGAGGTTTTTCATGCCATTAAAACAGTCAA GATTTACAGGGGAGCACTTTGGATTTTAGGAGAATACTGCAGCACTAAGGAGGACATCCAGAATGTGATGACTGAAGTACGCAGGTCTCTAGGAGAG ATCCCAATAGTGGAGAATGAGATTAAAAAAGAGACAGGTGAGTTGAAAGAGGATGAAGTAAGTGCAGCTCCAGCTCAGAAGCTGGTGACGGAGATGGGGACCTACGTGACACAGAGTGCCCTGAGCTCCTCCAGGCCttcaaagaaagaagaggaCAG accACCACTCCGAGGATTCCTAATGGATGGAGACTTCTTTGTGGCGGCTTCCTTGGCCACAACACTCACCAAACTGGCCCTGCGTTACGTTTCAATTGTtcaagacaaaaagaaacaaaat TCATTTGTAGCTGAAGCCATGCTGTTTATGGTCACAGTGCTTCACCTGGGCAAGTCCTCTCTGCCCAAGAAGCCAATTACAGATGACGATGTGGACCGCATCTCGTTGTGCCTGAAGGTTCTGTCAGAGTGCTCACCACTTAtgaatgacatttttaacaaggaGTGCCGCAGATCCCTGTCGCATATGCTCACTGTcaggctggaggaggagaagctgtCACAAAAG AAAGAATCCGAGAAACGAAACGTGACTGTGCAAGCAGACGACCCGATCTCCTTCATCCAACTCACAGCCAAAAATGAGATGACCTCTAAGGAGGACCAGTTTCAGCTGAGCTTGCTGGCTGCTATGGGTAACACTCAGAGGAAGGAGGCTGCTGACCCACTTGCATCAAAACTCAATAAG GTGACCCAGCTGACTGGCTTCTCGGACCCAGTGTACGCTGAAGCCTATGTCCATGTTAACCAGTATGACATTGTGCTGGATGTGCTGGTGGTCAACCAGACAAGTGACACTCTTCAGAACTGCACTCTTGAGTTGGCCActttag GTGATCTCAAGTTGGTTGAAAAACCTTCCCCTCTAACTCTGGCCCCTCATGATTTTGCTAATATAAAGGCTAATGTCAAGGTAGCTTCTACCGAGAATGGGATTATATTTGGCAACATTG TCTATGACGTGTCCGGAGCTGCTAGCGACAGAAACTGTGTTGTCCTCAGCGACATTCATATTGACATCATGGATTACATCCAGCCAGCCTCCTGCACAGATGCAGAGTTCAGACAGATGTGGGCAGagtttgaatgggaaaataag GTGACAGTAAACACCAACATCAGTGATCTGAACGAATATCTTCAGCATATTCTTAAGTCCACTAACATGAAGTGTTTGACTCCTGAAAAG gCACTCTCTGGTTTCTGTGGCTTCATGGCCGCCAACCTGTATGCTCGCTCCATCTTTGGGGAAGATGCCCTGGCTAACGTCAGCATCGAGAAGCCCATTCACCTGGGGCCCGAGGCACCGGTCACCGGACACATACGCATTAGGGCCAAAAGTCAG GGAATGGCACTGAGCCTCGGTGATAAGATCAACCTCTCTCAAAAAAAGGCTAATATCTGA